The Stigmatella aurantiaca DW4/3-1 genome contains the following window.
TCCCGGTGCACGACGCCACGGGCGTGCGCGACCTCCAGCCCTTCGAGCACCTGGCCCAGCATCCACACCACCTCCGAGGAAGGCAGCGGCAGCGGCAGCGACGAGAAGGGCTCGCCCGAAACGTACTCCATGAGCAGGCTGGGCAGGCCCCCGGGCCCCGGACGCGCGTCGAGAATCCGGGGCACGCTGGGGTGCACCACGCGGGAAGCCACATGGGCCTCCACATAGAAGCGGTCCTTCACGGCGGCGTTGGAGGCCAGGTGCGGGTGAAGCACCTTCAGGGCGAACTCCGCCCCGGTGGACATGTGCTGGGCGAGGTACACGGTCCCGGTCGCCCCCGAGCCCAACTGCTTCTGCAAAACGAGCGGCCCGTGCAACAACCCACCCTGGGCCTTCCCCTCCTCCGGCCGAGTCGACCCCGGAAGAGACGGGCAGACCGTCCGGATCGGATGTTCAATCTGACACCGAGCGCATCCCATCGACGCCACCCCATTCAAAGTCCCGCCACCACGGCTTGGAGGGGGGCAGTGCAACCTTCGTGCAGGAGGTCCACCGTTCACGGGTGGACACACCAACCGCACGAAGAGACGAGGGTGGGCAAAAAGGAGCGTCCGCCGGGGGTGTCATTTTTTCCGCCCCCCCCCGGCAAACTTTTCTTTCCACGCGCCCCCCGGCAAGGGGGGGCACGGGCGCTCCGCTACCGCTTGCGCGCGTTGGCGGCCCGCTGGATCGGGGTGAGCTTCTGCCGCTCTTCCTCGCCGCGCATCCATGCCTTCATCGCGGGGACCACCTGCTTGGTCCACGCCTTGCCTGCCCGCACCACGAGGAAGGCCTCCACCAGGGCATTCACCAGGGCGGAGAGCTGCTCGGTGAGCGCAAGCCGCTCGGCGAGCTGGGAGTCATCGTCCTCGCTCATCAAGGCCGGGAGCTTGGCGGCGCGGATGTCGAGGAACTCCGCGTCGAGGGAGACCTCGAAGGCCCGCTCCCCGTGGGTGAGCAGCATGCGCGCCTGGTGCACGAGCAGCCCCTTGTCCAGGGCCCGCTTCACCTGCTCCGAGTAGGGCGCCATGGCCCCCTTGGCGGACAGCTCGTTCACCTCGCCGCTCACGCCCTTGAGCACGATGCGCCCCACCAAGAGCACCGTCAGCCCCACCTTCTCGTACTCCGTCACCGGCTCGCCCGATTCGGAGTTCCACAGCAACCAGGTGAGAAACTCGCGTCCCAGGTAAGTCCGGCCGCGCAGCAGGGCTTCCCGCGCCTTGCCCCGCTCGACTTCGGCCGCGTCCTGCTTCTCCTCGGTGGCGGCGCCGTCGATGCCCACATCGCCGCGCATGAAGGCCGCCTCGGCCCGTGCCTCTTCACGCCTCCCCATGGCTCACCTCCGCGGACAGCTCCACGCCCAGCAGTTCCGCGGTGGGCCCCAGCGAGGCCTCCGCGAGGCCGTTCCGCTCCGCCATCGCCGCGGGCACCAGCGGCAGCAGCTTCACCTTGAAGGCCGTCTCCACCGCGTTCATCACCTCTTCCACCGCCGTGCGCGAGGCGGCCCAGATTTGCAGCTGCCGGGCCTCCACGTTCCAGCTCAGGTCATGCACCTTGGTGCCCGGCACGGCGCGGTTGCGCAGCATCTGCCGCAGCGAGGCGCGTCCCTCGGCCTTCTCCGAGCGGCCAGGGGGCCGGCCCTTCTCCTTCTCGAACGCGGCGGCCCACTTGTTCAGCTCGGCGCGCAGCACGGGGCCGGGCACCTTGAGCGTGTCGACG
Protein-coding sequences here:
- the rdgC gene encoding recombination-associated protein RdgC translates to MPVLRGAVTFSRFLVEPAEDAPADLKRWLVKALKARAFEPIDRKSEEERASGFVELENTEGTDFSSGSISYGEYALFAYRVDTLKVPGPVLRAELNKWAAAFEKEKGRPPGRSEKAEGRASLRQMLRNRAVPGTKVHDLSWNVEARQLQIWAASRTAVEEVMNAVETAFKVKLLPLVPAAMAERNGLAEASLGPTAELLGVELSAEVSHGEA